The proteins below come from a single Aegilops tauschii subsp. strangulata cultivar AL8/78 chromosome 6, Aet v6.0, whole genome shotgun sequence genomic window:
- the LOC109734366 gene encoding protein FAR1-RELATED SEQUENCE 5-like has translation MRLVDVPNAQNMQRTSEEAKSGDESKKDGGEGAAAKPKAEGGEGRDADNYYNSQATGKKIKERTHSVTVGLKHDVVVMLRKVTEAHIANVEVAKSVGISNKATFDLMAKEACGSENLGFIREDLRNRLYSKRTIKAKNGDTGGVLEYMEKKVSEDVNFFYSIQVDEDELITNIFWTDSKMVSDYALFGNVICFDTTYRKLDDGRPFGLIVGNFPKSYVWKHPRTILTDEDAAMAKAIRKVFPHSHHRLCVWHMNQNACKHLAGVVDEYKKFNVDFQHCIYDIEEEDEFVSAWNEMIDKYGLGDNAWLQRLFEKKEQWALVYGKNTFSAHMSTTQRSESMNNELKRYISVKYDMLTFFEHFERLVSDKRCEEVKYDFKATQTTPKLKAESSYMLTQAAATYTPAILKILQDQVLQTLNYDILLCDESDTELKIYVVKFHGTQREHVVRFIPKEEKVLDINNIKHIPGEYILKRWTIDAKVLDITSKCNPHENLKAGMSNRYKELCRMFFKIAARAAESKDSYNKAAKFTEQLAQDVEKCLKIRADPDLGDSCTKEGAYYTNNNFLDY, from the exons ATGCGGCTGGTGGATGTACCCAACGCGCAAAACATGCAGCGGACAAGCGAGGAGGCGAAATCAGGCGACGAATCAAAGAAAGACGGCGGCGAGGGCGCGGCGGCCAAGCCGAAGGCAGAGGGCGGAGAGGGCAGGGACGCAG ATAATTACTACAACTCACAGGCCACCGGCAAGAAGATAAAAGAGAGGACACATTCAGTTACAGTAGGCCTGAAACACGATGTGGTTGTAATGCTC AGAAAAGTAACAGAAGCACATATAGCAAATGTTGAGGTTGCAAAATCAGTAGGCATTTCAAATAAAGCAACATTCGATTTGATGGCCAAGGAAGCATGTGGAAGTGAAAACCTTGGCTTTATACGTGAAGATTTGAGAAATCGTTTGTACTCAAAGAGAACAATAAAAGCAAAGAATGGTGACACAGGGGGAGTATTAGAGTACATGGAGAAGAAGGTCTCAGAAGATGTCAACTTCTTCTATTCAATTCAAGTTGATGAAGATGAGTTGATAACTAATATTTTTTGGACTGACTCGAAAATGGTATCAGACTACGCATTATTCGGCAATGTTATATGCTTTGACACCACATACAGGAAACTAGATGATGGACGCCCATTTGGTTTGATTGTTGGG AACTTTCCTAAAAGTTATGTCTGGAAACATCCACGTACAATTCTCACCGATGAAGATGCAGCAATGGCAAAGGCAATCCGTAAAGTGTTCCCTCATTCTCACCATAGactttgtgtgtggcatatgaatCAAAATGCTTGCAAGCATCTCGCTGGAGTTGTTGATGAATATAAGAAATTCAATGTTGATTTTCAACATTGTATATATGATATAGAAGAGGAAGATGAATTTGTAAGTGCATGGAATGAAATGATTGACAAGTATGGACTAGGTGACAATGCATGGTTGCAAAGGCTATTTGAGAAGAAAGAACAGTGGGCACTAGTATATGGTAAAAATACGTTCTCTGCCCACATGAGCACTACCCAACGAAGTGAAAGCATGAACAATGAACTAAAGAGGTACATTAGTGTTAAATATGACATGCTTACTTTCTTTGAGCATTTTGAACGGCTAGTTTCAGATAAAAGATGTGAAGAGGTGAAGTATGACTTTAAAGCAACACAAACTACTCCAAAGTTGAAGGCTGAATCAAGCTATATGCTAACACAAGCTGCAGCTACATATACTCCAGCAATATTGAAGATACTTCAAGATCAAGTGCTTCAGACTCTGAACTACGACATATTGCTTTGTGATGAAAGTGACACAGAGTTGAAGATTTATGTAGTAAAATTTCATGGCACACAACGGGAGCATGTTGTTAGATTCATTCCAAAAGAAGAAAAG GTACTTGATATTAATAATATCAAGCATATCCCCGGAGAATATATATTGAAAAGATGGACAATTGATGCCAAAGTTCTAGATATAACAAGCAAATGCAACCCGCATGAGAACCTAAAAGCAGGAATGTCCAATCGCTACAAGGAACTGTGCAGAATGTTCTTCAAAATAGCTGCTCGTGCCGCTGAGTCAAAAGACTCATACAATAAGGCTGCTAAATTTACAGAGCAATTAGCACAAGATGTGGAGAAATGCTTGAAGATTAGAGCTGATCCAGATTTGGGAGACTCGTGTACTAAAGAAGGTGCATATTATACTAATAATAATTTCCTAGACTATTGA